The proteins below come from a single Iocasia fonsfrigidae genomic window:
- the tnpB gene encoding IS66 family insertion sequence element accessory protein TnpB (TnpB, as the term is used for proteins encoded by IS66 family insertion elements, is considered an accessory protein, since TnpC, encoded by a neighboring gene, is a DDE family transposase.) translates to MLNQHHINKVYLSLGPTDLRKSINGLSLIVQESFKLNPFSHDLFVFCNRKQDKLKILEWDNDGFWLHYKRLEKSRFRWPDGTTGSTVMIDERQFRWLLDGLSIHQKGAHPAVKERIII, encoded by the coding sequence ATGTTAAATCAGCATCATATCAATAAAGTATATTTATCCCTGGGGCCTACAGATCTTAGGAAATCAATCAATGGCCTATCCTTAATAGTTCAGGAGAGTTTTAAGCTCAATCCCTTTTCTCATGACCTCTTTGTCTTCTGTAACAGAAAGCAGGACAAGCTCAAAATTCTGGAATGGGATAATGATGGTTTTTGGTTACACTACAAACGCCTGGAAAAAAGTAGATTCAGATGGCCTGATGGTACTACTGGCTCTACAGTAATGATTGATGAAAGACAATTCAGGTGGTTACTTGATGGTTTATCTATTCATCAAAAAGGTGCTCATCCTGCCGTTAAAGAAAGAATAATCATCTAA
- the tnpC gene encoding IS66 family transposase: protein MKTTDKSTTIQVNKEENQELSLEDKIAIQAQQIEELTAKLNWYEEQFRLNQQRRFGASSEKFNSNQLSIFNEAEQEAKVSLKEPELEEITYKRRKGKNKKKKSFEDLPVEVIEYHLDEAEQICPQCGKQLHVMSKEIRKELKIIPAQVKVVEHVRDVYACRNCEKENITTPVITAPMPNPVLKGSFLSPSLLAYIMDTKYSQAVPLYRQEKQFKNFGIDLSRQNLANWVIHGANNWLNYLYDRIYEYLLKEDIVHADETTLQVLSEKGKAAKSKSYMWLYATGVSSPPIYLYEYQPSRANEHPKKFLTGFSGFLQTDGYAGYNSVQDVTQLGCFAHARRGFTDALKALPKGSVHLKTNAEEGLNFCNRLFQIERDLKDLSAEERYQKRLEQSKPVLEAFLSWLKIKEQQTLPKSGLSKAIKYCLNQWPKLEAFLLDGRLEISNNRAERAVKSFVIGRKNFLFSKSVKGATASAITYSIIETAKANNLVPFFYLKYLFEKLPNIDLQNIDELDELLPWSQSIPEGCRIPHKN from the coding sequence ATGAAAACTACTGATAAATCAACGACTATACAAGTTAATAAAGAAGAAAATCAAGAGCTATCTTTAGAAGATAAAATTGCAATACAGGCTCAACAAATTGAAGAATTGACAGCTAAATTAAACTGGTATGAGGAGCAATTTCGCTTAAACCAACAAAGACGATTTGGTGCTTCTAGTGAAAAATTTAATTCTAATCAGTTATCAATTTTCAATGAGGCTGAACAGGAAGCTAAGGTCAGTCTCAAAGAACCTGAACTCGAGGAGATTACATATAAAAGACGTAAGGGCAAAAACAAAAAGAAAAAGTCCTTCGAAGATCTCCCTGTTGAAGTCATTGAATATCATCTAGATGAAGCTGAGCAGATCTGTCCGCAATGTGGTAAGCAACTTCATGTCATGAGTAAGGAAATTAGAAAAGAATTAAAGATTATTCCTGCTCAGGTTAAGGTTGTTGAACATGTTCGTGATGTTTATGCCTGTAGAAATTGCGAAAAGGAAAATATCACAACTCCAGTAATTACTGCTCCTATGCCTAATCCAGTTTTAAAAGGGAGTTTTCTCTCTCCATCGTTACTGGCATATATCATGGATACCAAATATTCTCAAGCAGTACCTCTTTACAGACAGGAGAAACAATTTAAGAATTTTGGCATTGATCTATCCCGTCAAAATCTGGCTAACTGGGTAATCCATGGAGCCAACAACTGGCTTAACTATCTATATGATAGAATATATGAATATTTATTAAAAGAAGATATCGTACATGCTGATGAAACTACACTTCAGGTTTTATCTGAAAAAGGCAAAGCAGCTAAAAGCAAATCATATATGTGGCTCTATGCTACTGGAGTTTCCAGTCCACCGATCTACTTATATGAATATCAACCTTCCAGGGCTAATGAACATCCGAAGAAATTCTTAACTGGATTCAGTGGGTTTCTTCAAACCGATGGCTATGCTGGATACAATAGTGTTCAGGACGTCACCCAGCTCGGATGTTTTGCTCACGCTAGACGTGGTTTCACAGATGCCTTAAAGGCATTACCTAAAGGCTCTGTTCACTTAAAAACTAATGCTGAGGAAGGTCTGAATTTCTGCAATCGACTCTTCCAGATTGAACGGGACTTAAAAGACTTATCAGCTGAAGAAAGATATCAAAAACGCCTTGAACAAAGCAAACCAGTTCTGGAGGCCTTTTTGTCATGGCTAAAAATCAAGGAACAACAGACTTTACCTAAAAGTGGTCTCAGCAAAGCTATTAAATATTGTCTCAATCAATGGCCAAAACTAGAAGCCTTTCTCCTGGATGGTAGACTAGAGATCAGTAATAATCGGGCAGAAAGAGCAGTCAAGTCCTTTGTTATTGGGAGAAAGAACTTCCTATTTTCCAAGTCGGTAAAAGGAGCTACAGCCAGTGCCATTACTTACAGTATCATAGAGACCGCCAAAGCAAACAACTTAGTACCATTCTTTTATCTAAAATATCTTTTTGAG
- the tnpA gene encoding IS66 family insertion sequence element accessory protein TnpA → MNNKREIWIERIQDYKASSLTAAKWCEENGLNINSLRYYIHKFERTGI, encoded by the coding sequence ATGAATAACAAACGTGAAATCTGGATTGAAAGAATCCAGGATTACAAAGCAAGTAGTTTAACTGCTGCCAAATGGTGTGAAGAAAATGGTCTAAACATTAATTCTCTAAGATACTATATTCATAAATTTGAAAGAACAGGAATCTAG